The sequence CGGGGTCGCGGCCGATCGCTGCGGCGTCGCAGGCGTCGTCGTGTGCGAACAACCACAGGTTCCAGCGCGAGACCAGCACCAGGCCCTCGACCGGCGCGGTGGGATATGCCCGCGAGGACAGCCACGCGAAGCGAGCGGCGCGCAGGCGGGCGACCCCGACGGGGTTCACCAAGCCGGCCACCAACGCCCACTCGACACTACGAGCGTCGGCTTCGTCGACGGCCGGGTTGATCCGAGAGACGAACGGAACGAACAGCGGCAACAGCTTGTCGTGTGGGTGCATCGGCGATGACCGTGGGCGAAACGAACTGGCCCAGTTCGAAACGTTGCACCGAGCACGCGTGTTGATCCAATCGATTCGTCACAGCATCACGAATTCATCGCTGCACGGTGCGGCACGATGGGTCTCGCGGTGAACCACGGCGATCGCTCGCGGCGACCGCCACACGAAGATCATCACTGGCCGAGCGGCCGCGACGATCGATGTGGCCGAATGATCGCGATCAATCGAACGCGTGGGCTGCAGGTCGCGCTCACGCGCTCGACGATCTGCGTGGCCGAATGATCGCGGCCGATCGAACAGCCACCGCTCGGTCCGCCACAGCGGTGCTCAAGCGCCGCAGCCACCGCCCTCGAGCAGGTCGCAGTAGCGGGCGCTGAAGGTGCCGCTGATCGATCCCTCGGGCGCATCGAACATGAAGGCGCCCTCGATCATCGGCTCGGCGACGTCCAGCATCGTCACCGCCGAGACCTCGACGGTGGCGACGTCGAAGAAGTAGCCCCCGGGCATCACGACGAAGTCGGCGTCCCAGGTGCCCGGCGCGAGCTCGTCGCTGGGCACCTCCAGGTTGATGAGCAGCGAGTCCACCGGCATGGTGTTCGACTCGGACCAGGCCGCGAGCGCGGCGACGTCGGTGGCGACGCTGACGTCGAGGCCGAAGGGACACTTGCCGCCACCCGCGCGCCCGAACGCGGCGGCGTGCAGCGACAGCGCCGCGAAATCGCCGGTGCCGACGATGTCGGCGTTGTCCACCACGGGCAGCTCGCAGATGTCGGGTGGCTCGCCGAGGTCGACGGGGCCCGGTGGATCCGGGTCGACGTCGAAGGCCCCGAGGTCGTACTTCAACGTGGTATCGGCGCCCGAGGAATCGGCGACGGTGACGTTCGAGGTCACGCTGGCCGCGGTGGCCGTCATCGCCCCGGTGACCGTGTCCGCGCTGCCCGGACCCTGGGTCCCGTCGGTGCCGCCGGAGTCCGCGACGGCGCCGCTGCTGTCACCACCGTCGCCACCTCCGACCGTGGGCCCACAGCCGATCGCAACCGACGCGACGATCGCGAAGCGCAGGCGTGCGGCCTGCGTGCCCGGCCGCATCATCGGGGGCGAGACGGGGACGAGAGTCATCGGCGACGCGAACCCACGCATGGTGGCGATGATCGCCGACCGCCGCGCGCCTGCCAATCGGCAATCAGAAGTCGATCGACAGGTGCCCGATCAGCCCCACGTCGCGGAAGCGGGCGTAGTAGACGTGCACGGTGTCGCCGTCCTCGCGGATGGCGAAGCGGGTGGTGTCGAGCCCGGGACGCGAGGCCAGCTCGGTGTAGCTGTCGTCGGCGGCGTCGTAGACGTGCAGGCCGCTGCCGGTGCCGACCCACAGGCGGCCCTGCGAGTCGACGTGGAGGTCGGCGTCGTAGCCGAGGTTGAGATCGAACTGGCTGATGATGTTGCCGTCGGCGATGCGGAACTTGTAGACGGTGTCATTGGCCCCGACCATCAGGTGATCGATGCCGTCGAAGGCCGCGCCCTCGATGACGACGCCCGATGCGTTGTCCCACAGGTTCTCGCCGCTCTCGAACTCGCTCCACGCGTTGGCGTCCGACAGCGCGAGGATCGAGGTGTCCTCGGTGCCGCCGAAGAACTCGCCGTGGGAGAAGAAGGTCGCCCCGCCGCCGCGGGCCACGCTCCAGACCTCGTCGAGATTGTCGAGCGGCGGCGTGAGCGTGGGGCTCGCGATGATGGTCTGGCTCGGCTGCAGGTCCATGTTCGCGAGGTTCGTGTAGCGGAACACGTTGCTGCTGTAGCTGCCCGACACGAACAGCGCACCCTCGATCGCATCGATGCCGTAGCACAGGTACGAGCTCGTGGGCGAGGCCGCCGTCGAGGCCGCGCCGGCGACACCGCCGGGGATCGGGATGCGTCGCACCACGCATGGATCGCCGAAGTTGGATGGCACGCCGGTGATGAAGAGCGACTGCGAGCCCTCGTCGTAGGCGATGCCACCGAACTCCTGCACCACCGCGTCGGAGTCGTCGAAGAAGTCGGGGTCGTAGTCGAAGGTCGTGAACTCCACGACCTGATCGAGGGTGTTGACCATGCCGTCGGGATCGGGGAAGTCGGCCTCGACCGTGATCGTGTGCGTGGTGCCACCCGGCAGTTGGTTGGTGTCCGGCATCAGGAAGGCGGCCGGGAACACGCCCGCGATGCAGGTGGGATCGGCATCGGGCGGACACGGCATCGGTGAGATGGGCTGCGGCGCGCTGCCGTTCTGGCTCACGAGGATGTGCCCGACCGCGTCGTTGGTGCTCACCACGCGATCGAAGTAGAGCAGGAAGTAGCCCGACAGCGGCGCGTTCGCGTCGCCGTCCATCGGCACGCTCATGATGATGCGGGGCCCGAGCTCCGCCGCGCCGGTGCTCGAATCGGGGTCGACCGTGGGATCGGTCTCGCCGGTGGTGGTGACCGACGTGGGGCTGGTGTTGCTCGCGCTGTCGACGGTGGCCGACTGCGTGCTCAGGCTATCCGACGCGGTGACGTCGGCGTTCGACGTCGAGCCGAAGGTGCCGGCGTCGGTGTCCGTGGTCCCGCTGGTGACCAGGGGATCGGGGGAGAAGCACGCGGTCGACAGCGAACCCAGGACTGCAAGCGGAACAAAGCCACGCATGACCACGATGCTGGCCGACAAATCATCCGCTCGCAAGACGCTCGCAAGACGCTCGCAAGACGCTCGCGGCTGCGCCCGTCGGCATCGGGGCCGAGGCGGTGTTATCCCGTCGCGGAGTCTCATCGCGGTCTGCTAGGTTCGCCGGCAATGATCACCGTGCTCGGCTGCGGCCTCCTGGGAACCGGCTTCGTGCGCGCGATGCTGCGGCGCGGCGAGGTCGTGCGGGTGTGGAATCGAACCCCCGAGCGCGCGCACGCCCTCGAGGCCGCGGGCGCGATCGCGTTCGTCGACGCGGCGGCGGCGGTCGAGGGCGTGACGCGGATCCACGTGGTGCTGTCCGACGACGCTGCGGTCGAGGCCGTGCTGGCCGCCGCGACGCCGGCCGCTGGCACGCGGATCTACGATCACACCACGACCTCCACCGCCGGTGCGCTCGCCCGCACCGCGGCCATGCGCGCGCGCGGGGTCCACTACCTGCACGCGCCGGTCTTCATGGGGCCCGGCAACGCCGAGGCCGCCACCGGACTGATGTTGGTCTCGGGCGATCGCGATCGCGTCGCCGAGGCAACCCCGCTGCTCACACCGATGACCGGCAAGCTGGTCGACCTCGGCGAGCGCGTCGACGCAGCCGCGGCCTTCAAGCTGCTGGGCAACCTGCTGCTGATGGCGATCACCGCGGGCTTCACCGACATGCTGGCGCTCGCGCAATCGATGTCGCTGCCGCCGGCGGCGCTGACGACCCTGCTGCAGCACTTCAACCCCGGCGCATCGCTGCCGGCCCGGCTCGCGCGCATGCTCGAGAAGCCGTGGGATCGGCCGTCGTGGACGCTCGCGATGGCGCGCAAGGACGCGCGGCTGGTGCAGGCGGAGTGCGACGCCGCCGACGTGCCGCTCACGATGCTGCCGCCGGTCGCGGCTCGGATGGATGCGCTCATCGCCGAGGGCCACGGCGAGCACGACTGGACCGTGCTCGCGCAGGCGTTCCTCGACGACGCGCCGATGTAGCCCGCGGGCTACATCGGGTCCAGCGGTCGACCACCGCGGCGATCGACGGGTGCGGGTCGCGGCTCGGGTGCAGTGCCACCATCGACGATCGGATCGACGCCGTCCCCACAGCGGCAGGCCCCATCGCGATACTCGGAGCTGCCGCCGTCGGCACAGCGCATGTAGATCCCGCACTGTCGCGAGGGCTTCGCCCCGGTCGGCGCCGAGCGGCAGTTGCAGCCGGCGTCCAGCATGAACCCACCGTTGCAGAGCATCAGGCTCTCACGACACTCGAACGACGCGTCGACCAGCGCGCCCCCAGACAACGACAGACAGTCGAGATCCGACGACGGCTGGACCTCGCCCTCGGGGTTGGGGTTGACGGTGCGAGGATCGATGGCGCCGGCCTCGATCAACGCGAGCGCATCGCTCATCTCGAGCAGCTCGAGCGTGAGCGCCCGGCACTCCGCGGTGGTGGCGAACTCGCTGCCGAGCTCGCTGCCCGACTCACCGGGCGCCGGCGGCGGCACCGGCTCGCCATCGGCGTCGTACTCCTGCTGCGACACGATGTTGCCGTCGGCGTCGTAGTCGGTCTCGAGCCGCGAGCCATCGGGCCCATGGTCCGTGGTATGGCTGGTGCCGTCCGAGTTGCGGGTCTCTTCGCGCAGGGGTGCGCCCGAGGGGTCGTTGTAGCTGGTATGCGTGATCTCGCCGTCGGCGTTGCGCGTGACCTCCATTGCGGTGACGCCAGCACCGTTGGCGTAGCTCGTGGTCGTCGATCCATCGTCGTTGTAGCGCACCTCGTAGACCAGCTGCCCGCCGTCGTCCGGCGGCGAGGTGTAGAACGACTCGCTGACGACGTGCGCGTCGCCGTTCTTGTCGAGCTTGGTCGTCGTCGTGCTGTACGGGGTCTCCGGCAGCGGGAACACCCAGTCGAACGTCGAGCCACCGCCGTAGGGATAGCTGTCGGCCAGCGGGTTGCCACCGCCGCCCTCGAGCATCGACTCGGCGCACGCCATCATCAGGCCCGTGACGCGCTCGGCACGGGTCTCCTGATGCGACATGAGGCAGTCGAGCAGCGAGACCTCGCCGCCGTAGCCGAGGCCGAGGTCACCACCCATGCCACCACCGCCACCACCGCCTTGGCCCCCTTCGCCCTGGTCGCACAGCGCCTGCATCATCGCG is a genomic window of Deltaproteobacteria bacterium containing:
- a CDS encoding RHS repeat protein, which translates into the protein MKLRPTNVARTGVLAALAITTVLALPGRADAAPVDDDYEHEYEVAHAIADAFEAGHAKALRFATTTQLEAIQYASKSELEAALRAYVDVAHERGVHGLEGTLVSTAAALGGVDFAGFVAAREMLSELADTVEVEEHPRPNALLPMVRAGSPLVHYVPAALAGTVLATQAATGVLDLESAMQDAWCSPGALEAFEARWGSELGAMMQALCDQGEGGQGGGGGGGMGGDLGLGYGGEVSLLDCLMSHQETRAERVTGLMMACAESMLEGGGGNPLADSYPYGGGSTFDWVFPLPETPYSTTTTKLDKNGDAHVVSESFYTSPPDDGGQLVYEVRYNDDGSTTTSYANGAGVTAMEVTRNADGEITHTSYNDPSGAPLREETRNSDGTSHTTDHGPDGSRLETDYDADGNIVSQQEYDADGEPVPPPAPGESGSELGSEFATTAECRALTLELLEMSDALALIEAGAIDPRTVNPNPEGEVQPSSDLDCLSLSGGALVDASFECRESLMLCNGGFMLDAGCNCRSAPTGAKPSRQCGIYMRCADGGSSEYRDGACRCGDGVDPIVDGGTAPEPRPAPVDRRGGRPLDPM
- a CDS encoding NAD(P)-dependent oxidoreductase: MITVLGCGLLGTGFVRAMLRRGEVVRVWNRTPERAHALEAAGAIAFVDAAAAVEGVTRIHVVLSDDAAVEAVLAAATPAAGTRIYDHTTTSTAGALARTAAMRARGVHYLHAPVFMGPGNAEAATGLMLVSGDRDRVAEATPLLTPMTGKLVDLGERVDAAAAFKLLGNLLLMAITAGFTDMLALAQSMSLPPAALTTLLQHFNPGASLPARLARMLEKPWDRPSWTLAMARKDARLVQAECDAADVPLTMLPPVAARMDALIAEGHGEHDWTVLAQAFLDDAPM